The Rhizobium sp. BT03 genome segment AAAATCATCGTCGAATGCCGCAACAATCCCGGCGAACTCCGAGATACGCCCAATTGCTGCAACGCCGAGGCCGCCGACGGCAAGCTGCGGCTGGAGCGCATGCGCAAGTCGCTCGGGGGCTGAGCGATGTATCAGGTCTTCAGCTTCGTCGATGGGCAGTTCAAGGCACCGCTCGAGAACTTCATTTCCTCGGGCACGTCAAATATTGCCAGCTGGGTCAGCGGCCCGCTGACGGCGGCACTCACGCTCTATGTCGTGCTCTACGGCTATCTCGTTCTGCGCGGCTCCGTGCAGGAACCGATACTCGAATTCGCCTTCCGCGCAATGAAGCTCGCCATCATCGTCATGCTGGTCAGGAATGCCGGCGAGTATCAAACCTACGTCACCAATATCTTTTTCGATGCGCTGCCGCGCGAAATCTCGCAGGCGCTGAACTCCGGCACGGCGCCGAGCGCATCGACCTTCGACAGCCTGCTCGATAAGGGCCAGAAATGCGCCTATGAGATCTGGTCGCGTGCCTCCTGGCCGGTCGATATCGTCACCGGCATCGGCGGCATGATGGTCATCGGTGCGAGTTTCATCGTCGCGGCGATCGGCTACATCGTCTCGCTTTATGCCCGGCTGGCGCTTGCCATTGTGCTGGCCATCGGACCGATCTTCATCGGGCTCGCCATGTTCCGGTCGACCCGCCGGTTCACCGAATCCTGGATCGGCCAGCTCGTCAATTTCGTCATCCTTCAGGTTCTGGTCGTTGCCATCGGTTCGCTGCTGATCACCTGCATCGACACGACGTTTACGGCGATCGAAGGCTATAGCGACGTCCTGATGCGGCCGATCGCGCTCTGCGCCATCTGCCTTGCCGCTCTTTATGTCTTCTACCAACTGCCCGGCATTGCTTCGGCTCTTGCGGCGGGCGGGGCGTCGCTCACCTATGGCTACGGCGCTGCCCGCGATGCGCATGAAAGCACGCTCGCCTGGACGACATCCCACACAGTCAGAGCGGTCGGCCGCGGCGCGCGTTCCGTCGGCCGCCGTCTGACTCCAGGCCGGACGGAATGACGGCCCCCAATGCTTCAGCTAATTGAACAGGTTTTAGGGATGCTCCGAATCGTTTTATCGCTTTTTCTGACCGCTGGCCTCTTAGGCTGCGGTTCGATTTCCCACCCGTTGCCCAAATGTGATGGTTATTCCCGCCGGCCGCTGAACCGCGCCATGTGGCAATGGCAGGACAGTGGAGGCGAGCAGCCGGCGACCCGGGCCGTTCCCGCTGAGCCGACCAGTCACGCCGCCGCCTATGTGCCGGAACCATCTTCAGCCACACCGGCCGCTTTCGCGCATTTCGATGTCGCGGGCTCCTACCGTCCATGCGAGGGCGAATGACATGGTGACCACGAATAACCTCAAAAGTTACTTCGACAAGGCCCGCCGGTTCGATCAGGACCGGATGATCCAGGTCGAGCGTTCCGCCCGCATCGCTTGGTTCATCGCTGCTTGCGCCGGCACGCTTGCTGCCGTTTCCGTCTTTGCCGTTGCCGGCCTCACTCCTTTAAAAACCGTCGAGCCCTTCGTCGTGCGGGTCGATAATTCCACCGGTATCGTCGATGTGGTCTCGGCGCTGACATCCACCGCCGGCACCT includes the following:
- a CDS encoding EexN family lipoprotein, with the protein product MKRLLSSAGMLFLAACSPQAEKIYTVDEFMADDALLAKIIVECRNNPGELRDTPNCCNAEAADGKLRLERMRKSLGG
- a CDS encoding type IV secretion system protein: MYQVFSFVDGQFKAPLENFISSGTSNIASWVSGPLTAALTLYVVLYGYLVLRGSVQEPILEFAFRAMKLAIIVMLVRNAGEYQTYVTNIFFDALPREISQALNSGTAPSASTFDSLLDKGQKCAYEIWSRASWPVDIVTGIGGMMVIGASFIVAAIGYIVSLYARLALAIVLAIGPIFIGLAMFRSTRRFTESWIGQLVNFVILQVLVVAIGSLLITCIDTTFTAIEGYSDVLMRPIALCAICLAALYVFYQLPGIASALAAGGASLTYGYGAARDAHESTLAWTTSHTVRAVGRGARSVGRRLTPGRTE